TGTTGGAACGGGTTGTTCACTTGGTTCCGGAACCCGAACTCGAAACTCGCAACGACTCCATGAAGCGGAATGACATTCGGAACGTCGCAGTAATCGCGCACGTTGACCACGGCAAAACGACCCTCGTCGACCAGATGCTCCGGCAGTCCGGTCAGTTCCGTAGCGAGGAACTGGACAAACTGGTGGGGGGCCAGCACGGCCTCATCATGGACTCCAACGACCAGGAGCGCGAGCGCGGGATCACGATCCTGGCCAAAAACTGCGGCATCCGGATCGGCGACGTGAAGGTCAACCTGATCGACACGCCGGGCCACGCCGACTTCGGCGGCGAGGTCGAGCGCATCCTGAAGATGGCCGACGGCGCGTTCGTGCTCGTGGACGCGGCCGAAGGGCCGCTCCCGCAAACGCGGTTCGTGCTCAAGAAGGCGTTCGCCGCCGGGCTGCGCCCGATCGTCATCATCAACAAGATCGACCGCCCGGACGCGCGCATCGCGGACGTCCACGCGCTTATGTTCGACCTGTTCATCGAGCTCGGGGCCGACGACGAGACCGCCGTGTTCCCGATCATCTACGCGAGCGGCCGCGCCGGTATCGCCACCACCGACCTGGAAGTCGAGCCGAAGGACCTCAGCCCGCTGTTCGACGCGATCCTGGAAAAGGTGCCCTCCCCCGACGTGGACGAGAGCGCCCCGCTCCAGATGCAGGTGATGGCGCTCCAGTACAGCGAGTTCGTCGGCAAGATCGCCATCGGGAAGATCTTCGCCGGGAAGATCCGCAAGAACCAGAAGGTGTCCGTCGTCAAGCAGAAGGACGGCACCGTGTTCCCGGACACCGTGGTGCAGGTTCTCGAGTTCGACCGGCTCGCGAAGCGGGAAGTCGAAGAGCTCAAGGCCGGCGACGTGTGCGCGATCGTGGGCATCGACGACGCGGACATCGGCGACACGATCTGCGAGTTCGACAAGCCGCACGCGCTGCCGCCGCTGACCATCGACGAGCCGACGCTCGACATGGTGTTCCGGGTGAACGACTCGCCGTTCGCGGGCCAGGACGGGAAGCCGCTGACGAGCCGCGAGTTGCGCGACCGGCTCCAAAAGGAGCTGCAGCACAACGTCGCCCTGCGCGTCAAGCCGGGCGCCCGCGAGAGCGAGTTCATCGTCAGCGGGCGCGGGCTGTTGCACCTCGGGGTGCTGCTCGAGACGATCCGCCGCGAGGGCGGCGAGGTCGCGGTCGGCAAGCCCCAGGTGATCGTGAAGGAGATCGACGGCCAGAAGCAGGAGCCCTACGAGCACCTCGTGGTCGAGGTGCCGGCGGAGCACCAGAACACGGTGATGCGGTTGGTCCTGGAGCGGCAGGGCGAGTTCCAGCGGATGGAGAGCCACCGCGGGAGCACGCAGGTCGAGTTCCACATCCCGGCCCGGTCGCTGATCGGGCTGCGCACGCGGATGCTGACGGGCACCCAGGGCACCGCGATCATGCACCACAACTTCCTCGACTACCGGCCGGTGCGCGGCGCGCAGGCCGGGCGCCCCACCGGCGTGTTCATCTCGAAGGACACCGGGAAGGTGACCGCGTACTCGGCCGAAGACCTTTCGGGCAACCTGTTCGTCGCCCCCCAGGACGCCGTGTACGAAGGTCAGATCGTCGGCGAACACGGCCGCGACAACGACATGGTGGTGAACGTGACCCGGCCGAAACCGCTGACCAACATGCGGGCGTCCGGTAGCGACAAGGCCGCCGTGCTGAAGCCGCCGACCGTGTTCTCGATGGAAATGGCGCTGGAGTTCATCGAGGACGACGAACTGGTCGAAATCACGCCGGCCGCGGTGCGGATGCGGAAGCTGTACCTGAAGGAAGGTGACCGCAAGCGGCAATCCCGGGGCTAGTCGCGAACATCATTGGGAGCACAGGGTTTCCACCTGTGCTCTTTTGATTTCCTCAAAACAGAAACCGCCGGGGATTTTTCCCCGGCGGTTTCTGTTTTAGACACTTGGGCGAAACTCAGGTCGCGTCCGAAGTAACCGGTTCGGCCACGGACTTCACGGCCGCACTGACGACTGCGGGTACGCTCGCGGTTTCCGTCAGGACCGTACCGTTACCGTTAGCCGAGGGTTCCGGGGCGATCGGTGCGGGAGCCGTCTTCGGCTCCGCGTTCCTCGCGGCCTTGTCCGCCTTCGATTTGCGCGGCTTCTTCTTCTTCACTTCCGCGATCTTCGTGGACTTCTTGACCTGTTCTTCCATCATTTTGCCGGGCTGGAACGTTACCACGTTCTTCGCCTCGACGTTGACGGGGTCACCCGTGCGCGGGTTGCGCGCTTTGCGCGGCCTGCGCTGCTTGACTTCAAATACTCCGAAGTTGCGCAGTTCAATGCGCCCCTCCTGGACCAGCGTGGCGATAATCGCCTCGAAGGTCCATTGCACGATTTCCTTTGTGGCGAGCTGCGTGAGGCTGTGCTTCGGAATGAGCTTTTCGTGGTTAGCCCGGTCGCAGATCGTCTTGACGATTTCTTTCTTGGTCACGAGCGTGGTCCCTCGGTGAGTCGGCCCGTTTCATCATCCGGGAACTGTCCTAAGTCTAGACAGCACATGGAATCGCGTCAAGCAAATACGATTTCAGGAGTTGCGACGAATTAGACTTACGAAGAGGGCCGCGAGCGCGAGCGCCACGAGCGCCAGTTCCGGAGTGCGCCGAAACGCGAGCAGAAAATTAGCGCCCGAATTCGCGCGCCGACGGGCGCGGCGCCCGAGCGCGAGGGCGCGGAGTTGGTCGTGCTCGCGCCGCAGCACATCATACCCGCGGCGCCAGTCGAGCGCGACCGATTGCCTCTGAGAAGGAAGCAGTGTGCGCACTGTGTGTGCGGTGTGTGATGAAGAGACGAGCGCGGTAACCAGCGCACCCGGAGCGCCCGGCTCGTTGAGCACAAAAGCGACACGCGGAAGAGCGTCCCGGGCGCTCGCAACGGCCCGAATAAACAGAAGCACCGAGATCGGCGTCGCGAGCGCTTCGGTCGGGTTCCCCATCACCGGGCGCAGCCCGTCCCACGCTCGGAGCGCTCGGCGCAGTGCGGCAAGTCGTCGATAAACAGTGCGCGGTTTGAGCTGATTGATGCGCGCAACGGGAATCGCGGGCAGAGGTAGTGCCGGCACCGCGCCGGGCACGTTGTCCGGCTCCGGTAGCTCCTCCGCAATCAGCTCTTCCGGCACAACCTCGTAAGGCACCGGGGTCGGATCGGCTACTTTGTAGGCCGCGCTCGAGTCTTCGCCGGGCGGTCCCAGTCCCGACTCGAATGCTACCTCGACCGGAACGATTTCCGCAGAGCGCACGGCACCGAACTCGCCACTCGGCGGTTCATCATCGACCACCTCGAACGGCGCAATGGCGATACCCAACCCGCGATCGTATGCGGCGCGCGCGGTCGGATCGGTGAGGCACACGAGCGCTTGTGCGAGCCGGTTCATCCCGGCCGTAACGGGATCGGGGTGAAGGAGCTGATACCGCCGGAGCAACTCCATGCGATCGAGCACGCGGGACTCGATGTCGGCAAAATCTCCCGCTCCGCGCTCGAGTCCGAGTAGGGTGTAGTGGTCCGGTGGCCACGCGCCGGGCGGCAGTCCGAGCCAGGAACACAGTTGATCGTGGGACTGACGTTCCAAGTTCGGGTTCCAGCTCCAAACGGGCGCGGTGCCATCAATTTAGAACCTGACCCGCGAGCAGAGAGGGTGAACCGATGGGTCCGGCCAAAACAATCGCGACTGCCCACTTACGAGTCGCGCGCCCGACCGACCAACTGGGAGCGGTCGTTCAATTCTACCGGGACGGGTTGGGGTTCGAGGTGATCAGCGAGTTTCGCGATCACGACGGCTTTGATGGGATCATGTTGGGGCACAGGGAAGCGGCGTATCACTTGGAATTCACGCACAAGCGTGGGCACTCAGTTGGTAAAGCCCCGACCGACGACAATTTGCTCGTCTTCTATTTGCCCGACCGGGACGAGTGGCTCCGCGCGATTGCCCGGTTGCGAGCCGCCGGGCACGAACCGGTCGAGTCGTTCAATCCCTACTGGGACAAATCGGGCAAGACGTTTGCCGACCCGGACGGCTACCGCGTCGTCCTCCAGCACGCGGCCTGGCCGAGTTCGTAGCGGCTATCGACCAACCGGGATTGCCTCTCGTTCCCGCACAATGGTATCACTCAATTTTCTCCCGCTCCGATAACCGACAGAGCGGCCGTGCCGAGGTTCCGCGTTGAGTCCGCGTCCCCGCATCAACATCACCGCTACCGACCTCGGGGAGTACGTCCGCCACCACTCCTGCGACCGCCGGTTCCACCTCACCGTTCACTCCGCGCGTGAAGCCGGCCCGCTCCCGTTTTTCGAGCGCGTCCGGGACAGCATCGACCCGGTCCTTGCCGAAATGGG
This region of Gemmata massiliana genomic DNA includes:
- the typA gene encoding translational GTPase TypA, with protein sequence MKRNDIRNVAVIAHVDHGKTTLVDQMLRQSGQFRSEELDKLVGGQHGLIMDSNDQERERGITILAKNCGIRIGDVKVNLIDTPGHADFGGEVERILKMADGAFVLVDAAEGPLPQTRFVLKKAFAAGLRPIVIINKIDRPDARIADVHALMFDLFIELGADDETAVFPIIYASGRAGIATTDLEVEPKDLSPLFDAILEKVPSPDVDESAPLQMQVMALQYSEFVGKIAIGKIFAGKIRKNQKVSVVKQKDGTVFPDTVVQVLEFDRLAKREVEELKAGDVCAIVGIDDADIGDTICEFDKPHALPPLTIDEPTLDMVFRVNDSPFAGQDGKPLTSRELRDRLQKELQHNVALRVKPGARESEFIVSGRGLLHLGVLLETIRREGGEVAVGKPQVIVKEIDGQKQEPYEHLVVEVPAEHQNTVMRLVLERQGEFQRMESHRGSTQVEFHIPARSLIGLRTRMLTGTQGTAIMHHNFLDYRPVRGAQAGRPTGVFISKDTGKVTAYSAEDLSGNLFVAPQDAVYEGQIVGEHGRDNDMVVNVTRPKPLTNMRASGSDKAAVLKPPTVFSMEMALEFIEDDELVEITPAAVRMRKLYLKEGDRKRQSRG
- a CDS encoding HU family DNA-binding protein, with product MTKKEIVKTICDRANHEKLIPKHSLTQLATKEIVQWTFEAIIATLVQEGRIELRNFGVFEVKQRRPRKARNPRTGDPVNVEAKNVVTFQPGKMMEEQVKKSTKIAEVKKKKPRKSKADKAARNAEPKTAPAPIAPEPSANGNGTVLTETASVPAVVSAAVKSVAEPVTSDAT
- a CDS encoding J domain-containing protein, translated to MERQSHDQLCSWLGLPPGAWPPDHYTLLGLERGAGDFADIESRVLDRMELLRRYQLLHPDPVTAGMNRLAQALVCLTDPTARAAYDRGLGIAIAPFEVVDDEPPSGEFGAVRSAEIVPVEVAFESGLGPPGEDSSAAYKVADPTPVPYEVVPEELIAEELPEPDNVPGAVPALPLPAIPVARINQLKPRTVYRRLAALRRALRAWDGLRPVMGNPTEALATPISVLLFIRAVASARDALPRVAFVLNEPGAPGALVTALVSSSHTAHTVRTLLPSQRQSVALDWRRGYDVLRREHDQLRALALGRRARRRANSGANFLLAFRRTPELALVALALAALFVSLIRRNS
- a CDS encoding VOC family protein, with the protein product MGPAKTIATAHLRVARPTDQLGAVVQFYRDGLGFEVISEFRDHDGFDGIMLGHREAAYHLEFTHKRGHSVGKAPTDDNLLVFYLPDRDEWLRAIARLRAAGHEPVESFNPYWDKSGKTFADPDGYRVVLQHAAWPSS